From the genome of Oceanispirochaeta sp.:
AAACCCCAGAGGCATATTGGCCCCTTTTATGCTCCAGCAGCTGTTCTCTTCGGCATTATGATAGATAAAACTGGTGTGTCCGGCATCAATGAAGCTGAGTCTGTATCTGTTCATATCAAGTCGGCAGTAATAGAGGGTGAGGAATTTTTCAAGATCAATGAGATCCCGGTTTATGGTGGAATCAATAGCTCCCAGGACTTTTTGGATGTCCGGAAGCCTGCCGCAGACAGCTCCCTGGGTTATCAGAGCCTTGAAAAAGGATGATTTGACTCCTGCAGCCAGAAGAGCGGCCGGAACTCCCTTCCCCATAACATCACCGATGATAAAATCGGCAATTTCAGGTGTGAGCCATAGAAACTCATAAAAATCACCGTCAACCTTTTGGGAAGGGAGAGTTTCACCGGCAATGACCAGATCCTCTCCTGTCTGTCCAATCTCTCCGGTCAGGAGGGCCTTCTGAATCCGTGCACTGATCTCTATTTCATTATCTCTGGATTGGATCGCTTCTTTTTTATAGAGATCATTGTCTGTCAGAAAGACGGCAGATCCGAATCGGTAGAACTTATCATCCACCTCTTGAAGGCTGGTGAAACGGAACAGTACAGACACATTGTCACCATGCGCCAGAACCAGAGGCAGATCTATCTGGAGTTCCCCGTCCTCTCCGGTTATCCTTTCAAATTTGTCAGCAATACTATGGGGAGAAGCGTCGATTTTTGAAATCCAGCATTGCGGATCAGTCTGCAGTTCATCCTCTGAGATTTTCATCATCCTCAGGAAGGACGTGGAGGCGTAGAACCAGGAAGTCATGGAACGATCGCATATGAAAAAGTGATAGTCCAGCTCATTGGCCAGATGCAGCAGTTCAAGGAGCATTTCCGACTTCATTCCGGGGATTCCCCTAACCTT
Proteins encoded in this window:
- a CDS encoding PP2C family protein-serine/threonine phosphatase, whose translation is MKSEMLLELLHLANELDYHFFICDRSMTSWFYASTSFLRMMKISEDELQTDPQCWISKIDASPHSIADKFERITGEDGELQIDLPLVLAHGDNVSVLFRFTSLQEVDDKFYRFGSAVFLTDNDLYKKEAIQSRDNEIEISARIQKALLTGEIGQTGEDLVIAGETLPSQKVDGDFYEFLWLTPEIADFIIGDVMGKGVPAALLAAGVKSSFFKALITQGAVCGRLPDIQKVLGAIDSTINRDLIDLEKFLTLYYCRLDMNRYRLSFIDAGHTSFIYHNAEENSCWSIKGANMPLGFTVDQEFQEFILPLAKNDLLFFYSDGVSEVTNKEGDLFGLERIMQLIHAHSHLKPRELIRKVLNVTFFFAARDFEDDVTAISIRVKKDRNLPEKSCVHHFENTSGIDMAAIRENFSEDLEKIYSSQPKDKKVKLLIAFMEVLGNCISYTNSALEIKWRIYHEEIHVYFSFTGPDFDWFKKTNPDIERYQQGGFGSYLIDQGTDSALLLYGRNEKKRIVLIKGME